Genomic segment of Funiculus sociatus GB2-C1:
CGATGTCCTAGCCCAATCGTTTGCCGAACGGTACAACCCTTCGCGTGGCTACGGTGCTGGGGCGCAGCAGCTGTTAACCAGGCTTCAATGGGGAGCAGACTGGCGAGTTGAGGCTTTACAGATGTTCGGGGGAAGCGGTTCGTATGGCAATGGTGCGGCGATGAGAGTAGCACCTTTGGGCGCTTACTTTGCTGACGATTTAGCCGCGGTGCGCGAAAATGCGATGCTCTCGGCGCAACCAACGCACGCTCATCCAGAGGGCATTGCTGGGGCTGTTGCTGTCGCTGTTGCGGCTGCACTTGCCTTTCAGGTGAGTGCAGGTGAGTCTATGCAGCCTGTACAATTTCTAGGACTTGTTGCCGAAAACGTTCCTGAAAGCGAAACTCGTAGCGGCATTAAGCAAGCAGCAGCGATTTACACCACATCTCCATCGGTGGTAGCACAACAACTGGGTTCGGGATACAAAATTTCCGCTCAAGATACAATACCTTTTGCCCTCTGGTGTGCTGCCCATCATCTGGAAGATTACCAGGAAGCTTTCTGGGCGACCCTGAGCGGTTTAGGAGATATGGATACAAATTGCGCCATTGTGGGCGGTATCGTCGCCCTCTCCGCACGCCAACGAGGAATACCCGCCGACTGGATTGAGTCGCGGGAGCCTTTTCCTGATGATTTTTTAAGGGTTTTGGCAGACGAAAGTCATTAAAAGTGCAAAATTAAAAAGAATCTGTCTTTTTAATTTTTTACTTGTTCTTGTAGTGGTGGACATACAGATTTATAGAAGTCCTCCATGATACTTCCGGGTTGAATTTGCATTTCTAGCAATTTGTCTTCTTTGCCTATATCGTTTTCAGAAACGATGCGACCATTTGGATCGAAACGAATCGACCGCCGCCAGCGGAATAAGCCTTTTTTACAGTTTATAGAATGATAATTATCTACTCCAAAAGCGCCGTCAGGTTGAGGATTTGTAAAGAGGTTACGCCGCCAGAATTCTACAATATCCCCCTTCCTAACTATGCGCTCCGGGTCGATATATATGGGGGCGTTGTCGGGTGCTTTGCTGACTTCCATCCAAGATGCGATCGCGCTCAAACTACCATTGATGGCGATGAAGCTTATCCCGGATACTAGAGCTATGCGCGACAGTTGAAGTTTTAGCAGCTTATTCATTGGCTTACAAAAATTATTCCTAATCTATCGGAAATGCTTGATTTGGTTGAAAAGGAAAAAGAAACGAATTAATAATTATTTCTTTTTCCTTTAACTGACCCCTTTTTCAGGTGAGTTGGGGGAAGCACCTTTTATTTTTCAACGCCCATTTTTAAGACGAAACAAAAAAAACTTAGTTACTTGCTCAGGTTGGAAATTATCATCGCTAACCAGAAGTAAACTTTGGCTGCCATCAGGTAAACGAGGGCCAAAAGTCATCCCTTCAAAGTTTGCTAAAGCAACACCCAATTCATCCAAGTTCAACAGTAACTTTTTCTTGACTGGGTTAATTCCACTAACCTCACCCTTGAGGCTGGGAACACGAGAAATATCAGTAGCTCCGCCAGTTGCTGCTTGATAAATCCGCACGCTGAAACCTAATAAACTCAAAGAACGTTCTAAACTGAGAAAATGCCCACCCGTATCCACAGCTAATAACTCCGCCAAGCCATCTTTTAATGCCGCACTGGGAGGAGGTTCCATTTGATATAAATGTTCGGCAATTACCAGCGGAGGCCCATCGGTGATTAAATAGTGCAGTAAACGACATTTGGCTCCCTGGTTAGAATTAGCTGGTTCTTTATCCTGCATCAAAGATGACTCTGTAGCTGTAAATAAGCGAATTGCTTCTCCTTTAGCGGGAATAGTACCGAAGGGACTAAGGGTGAGTGATTCAAATCCTAAGTTATTTTGAGTGCCAGTTGTTGCGTCTTTATTTGATTTTGTAGCATCAACAAGATAACGCTCTGGGATAGGCAAAGTTTGCCGTAGCCGTCCGGTTTCTAAGTCAAATTCGCCTACAACGGGGGAAACGCCATTAGGGGGAATGCCTTCGCTAGCGATAAATACGGATTTTTGGGGAGTAATGGCAATTCCTTCAGTATCCAGGGTGCCTTTAGGATAAGTTTTTCCTTGCTCGTCGGTAAGAAAGGTAACGTCTTCAACTTCTACTTTCTGAAGGCTGATCTGGCGATCGCTATCATCATTTAAAATTAGCTTCAGCGTGTAGAATCGGGCGGGAGCAAACGTGCCGCGGTCATCGGAAATGGCATAGAAACGGTTTTGCTGTCGGTCGTAGGTCAGCCCTGATAAGCCCCCAACGGGTGTATCCTTAAATTTCATCTTGGGCAGCTGGTACTCTCCCAAAAAATCTAGGGATAGATCGAGAAACACCCGATCTCGTGCCACCCCTGGCTGGATGCCACAGGAAGTGAGAAAAATTAAGAATGCGATCGCTATGCCCAAAAGCCTTGGTAGCAACCTAAATTTGCTCCGGTTCACCGACTCCCTCCTAAACTTGACTGTTCATCTGGAAACTCTGGTTTTACTGTAACAGTCGAAAAACTATGAAGTATAAAGTATCAAATATTATCTTGTATCTAATATGCAGAAGTTGATGGCTCAGGTGTGGTATAAGCAGCGTCCCTCAAAAGCACTCTTTTTAGGAATTACCGCTTTGTTCCTGCTGTGTTCGGGTTCTGTCGGTTGGGCAGCTGATGATGATAAACCCAAAATCAACCCCCTGGAAATAACGACACCCGATCCCCTGTTGCCTTCTCCACCAGTAGAGCGTCCCGCCACCCCCCAAGAAATCCGCCTATTGAGAGAGGCTTTGGATGATTTAAACACCCAGGCAACTGAACAGCTAAAAGCAGGCAATGCACCAGCAGCTTTTGAAATTTGGTATCGGGAACTGCGCTTGCGGCGATCGCTTGGTACCGTCGAAGAGGTGCAAGCATTGGGACGGATTGGCGATATTGCCTGGACGAATAATCAAAAAGCTGATTTGCAAATCATCACCCAGCGTCTGCAAACGATTCGGGCTGAGGCGTTAGGAAAGCCGATCCGTAAAAACGAGAAGCGTCCTTTGGGAACAGCAGATGTTCCTGCTACCGTAACTGATGTCACACCAGAAAATGCGGAGCTTTTGCAAGCTTTGGGTCAAGCTTACCAGCAAATTCGCTTACCTGGGGAAGCTGTGGAGATTTATCAACTAATTTTAGCTGATGCTCGTCAGCGCCAAGATATTGCGACAGAAGAAGCAACGCTGAAGACAATTGCCCAAGGGCACATGAGTTGGTTTGATTATCCCAAAGCGGCGGCAGCTTATGAGGAGTTGCTGGTTTTGGCGAGTCAAAAAGGCGATCGCGTTAGCGAAGTCGTTTATCTACAACAACTGGCGTATATTTACGATAAGGTAAAGCAACCGGAAAATTCTCTCAAGTTTAAGCAACAGCTTTTGCAAAACTACCTCAGCGATCCGCAAGCTGCAAATCAAATACCAGCGATTAAGATAGCGATCGCCGACGACTATCAAGCCCTCAACCCACCAAACCCAGACGCGGCAAGCCAAAACTATCAGGAAGCCTATAATCTAGCATGGACTTTGCAACAGTTTGCCTCTGCCAGCGAAGCCTTGAAAAAACTAGGCGATCTCTACCGAAATTATAAAAAGCCGGAATTTGCTTTGCAGGTTTATCAAGTTTTATTGAAAGTAGATCAGCAGTCGTACAATTACTACAACTTGATGAATACCTACGACCAAATGGGACAAATTTATTTGGAACGTGGGGACATGGAGCAAGCCAAGACAGCATTTCAACAGGGGCTGGAATTAGCCAAGTCTTTGAAATATCAAGAAAATTATTTTGTTACTCAGATTGAACGAGTGACTAAGCAAGATTAGCAGAATAGCGCCTGCCCAGACGTAAGAGAAAGCGCGATCGCTTAATAACGAATCCGAGGATCGATATAGGCATTAATGATGTCAATCAAAATGCTGGCAAATACCACAATTGAGGCAAAAAATATCATGATGCCTTGAACTGTGGGGTAATCTCGTAAAGAAATTGCCTCATACAAACGATTACCTAATCCGGGCCAAGAGAAGGTAACTTCTGTTAAAACGGCACCGCCTAGCAAAGCAGCAAGAGTTAACCCCAGGACGGTAATCACGGGAATCATGGCATTTTTCAAGGCGTGGGCAAAGAGAATCCGCCTTTCGGGAATGCCTCTGGCTCTTGCGGCTTCTACGTAATCTGCTTTCAAAGTTTGCTTCAAATTTACTCGCACAATCCGCTCAAAAATCCCGCTGAGGAGGATTCCTAGTGTCAGGCTAGGGAGGGCAAGATGATGTAAAGCGATGAAAAATTGGCTGAAGTTACCGCTTAAGAGGCTGTCAATGGTGTAAAGACCTGTGATGCTGGGAGGAGCCTGTAATGTTAGGGGAAAGCGCGATCCGAGGGGAAACCAACCCAACTGTACTGAGAAAATCAGCTGTAGGATCATCCCCACCCAAAATAAAGGCAGCGAGTAGCTGATGATGCCAAATAAACGCCCACCAGCGTCTAAAGCGGTTCCGGGACGGGAGGCGGAAAGGATACCAACACCAACGCCAACAATAAATGCGATCGCCATACTAAACACCGCTAATTCCACCGTCGCCGGGAAGTATTGCCCAATTACGTCCCACACCTCTAGTCCGCGACTGGTGATAGATTTACCCAAATCTAGATGCAGTAAATCTCCTAAATAGCGAATGTATTGCACCCACAGCGGGTCAGATAGCCCCAACTCTTGACGATACCTTACCTTGACATCTTCTGGGGCGCGACCGCCTAAAACCGCATCGACTGGATCTCCTGGTGTCGCCCGGAGGAGCAAAAATACGATGGTGACAATTGTCCACAGCATTAAAGGTGCTAGAAGGACACGGGCGAAAATGTAATATTGTAGGGCTTTAGAACGTGACATTTGAAATGGGGAATGGGGAATGGGGAATGGGGAATGGGGATTACTAATTGCCACGAGATTTTAAGTAGGCATTTAGCTTGGGTGGCAGTTCATCAATGATTGGTTTGAGTTTGGTTACTTGTTCATGTGTCAAGAGCTGTCGAGCGTATGCTAATCTCAACAAACTTATTGTTTCGTATAAAGATCCTCTAGCAATCTTTATAAAACGCCGATTGTCTTGGAAATTGTACCGACCTCTTCCTTCAGAAATATTGGCACAGACGCTATCTGCGGCACGAACAATTTGTTTACCAAGTGTCTGTTTAGCAAAATCGTCCCATTGCTTAACAATATGCCAAATTTGATTTGCTAAACTCTCAGCTAACTTGTAAACATCCAAATCCTCAAAATCTGGTCTTCCCATGCTTACCCCATTAACTACTAAGCTGATAGGCGTAATTAGACATTACTCCTGAAAGTCTGGAATTGGGAATAGATAATTGGATAATTGGGGAAAAGAAAGACTAACAAAAGAATCTTCCAATTCCCCATTCCCCATTCCCCATTCCCCATTCCCCATTCCCCATTCCCTATTTACTTTTTGATCGTCCAAAAAGCAAAATCTTGAGTCGGGTTGATGCGAAGACCGTTGACACCTTTTTGGGCAAAGGCGTAATCTTTACTTTGCCACAAGGGGACGTAGGGAACATCTTTGGCGAGTAAGTCTTGAATTTCTGCGAAGACTTTCTTTCTGGCTTCGGGATTTTGTTCTTTTCGCTGCTGTGCAATTAGCTGGTTCATGCGATCGCTATAGTAAAAAGACCCCTGAGTTTGGCTGGCTCCTTCTTCACACCCGGTTGCAGCTGAACCTTTGGTACAATCCAAAAACGGCTGCACGTAGTTGTCAGGATCGAGAAAGTCCGGATACCAGTCCAGTAAGACTGTCTGATAAATTCCCTGCGACACGTTCTTAAAAAAGCTGGCAGAATCCTCAGTTTTCACTTCAAATTGCAGCGTCCCACCGAACTGTTGAGTCGCTAATGCTTGGAGTGTACCCGCCGCGAGTCGGCGAGTGGGTGAAGTAGATGGATACCAAACCTCTAACTTTAGGGGATTGGTGGGAGAGTATCCGGCTTCCTGCAACAGTTGTTTTGCTTTTTCGGTGTTGCCATCGCCATACTGATCTTTGAATACTGGCTTGTAGACATCAAAGGTTGTCGGCACCATACTATAAAGTGGTTCGGCTTGATTTTTCAGCGATCGCTCATTTACCAGGGGTCGATTTACCATCGATGCGATCGCTTGCCGTACTATTGGGTTATCCAGGGGCTTAGCTTTCGTATTCAGCACCATGTAACTAGCCGCACTTCCCTGAGACTCGTTAACCTGCCAACTACCTTTTGTCCCGCCATCTTTCAAGCTGGCAATCTGATCTGGATCGAGAGATAGGTAAGCAACATCAACGCCGCCAGTACGAAATGTGTTATACAAGTTAGCTGAATTGGTCAGCACCTGTACATCAATTCCCTTATTTACAGGTTTTTCTCCCCAGTATTTATCAAATACATCCAACCGTTGCGACTCGCTGCTAAACTGCACCAATTTGTAAGGGCCAGTGCCTACAAATTCGTTTGGTTTGAATTTTCCTGCGCCAATTTCATAGACTTTCGGGGAAACGGCACTAGCACCGTTAAAGGCAAGCAGGGAGGGAAAGGCTGCAAAAGGCTTTTTCAATTTGATGCTTAATTCATACTCGCCGCTTGCCTGCACCGAGTCCACAATATCGCCTAATAGGAATGACGGTTTACCTTTGTTTTCGATGAAGCGTCGCAGAGAAAATGCCATTGCTTCGGCGTTGAAGGGGGTGCCATCGTGAAATACAACACCTTGACGCACGGGGATGGTATAAGTTAACCCATCTGGACTGACTTTAGGTAATGCTGTCGCTAACTGGGGTTTGAGGTTGGCGGTTCCCGGTTCGTAGGTATACAAGCGATCGCCCAAATTATAGTGCAAGTAGCTTGCTGCCAGCTCGTAGTTATCCGCTGGGTCCATCGTCCGTGGCTTCTGGGTGGTGCCAATGGTAATACGACCTCCACCAGCAACAGGAGAAGGAGACACAGCAGTATCAGCACTCGGTCTTCTACCGCAGCTGACTGCTAGAAATAAACAAAGGGAGAACAAACAAAAAAATTGTCCTGCGCGTCGCCACTGTCTGATGAACATCTATGTCTTAGTTAAGGATTAACTCGCGAGTCGTTATCAACTTTCCGTGCATTGAATTATAAATCCGTCCAACGCCGATTTTTCTAATTGGGATACTGCGATCGCACTTAACGTACTTTTTCGCCTCCCAGTTGCCGACTCTAGTCTCGAAATACTCCTGAAACAGCAGCTATAATAGCCGTCTGGTGTTTGGCAAGTAAAGCGCCACCTCTCTGCTAGCTCCAACATTTTGCTAATCTAGCCGAGAGTTAAAGCAATTTTCGAGGATTGTCTATGGACGACACATTTATGACTATCCCCAGCAACTGGCAGGACTGGCTAACTGTATTCGGCTATATAGTCTTTACTAGCTTCATCATCTGGCGCGTGTTTACAACAAAACCGAAGTAAAGAGCGATCGCATATGTCAAGTTTATAAGCGATTTTATTATGGTTGCAGATATTGAAAAGGAGATAATTGTTCGATGGACAAACTAAAGCATTATCGCAATTAAATTCAAAAAATATTAACCCAATACTATGAGTGGGGATCTAACACTCCTCAAGATGGGATAGAAGAATGCTTGGCATTTGATAAGATTCGAGACCACTATTTTTGGTTCCACCTTGGCTGGGATGGCAAACATAGGGTTCAATCGGTAATGGTTTACCTGCGAATTCGAGATGGAAAGATTTGGGTTGAGGAGGACTGGACGAAGCAGGGAATTCTCAACGAACTGTTAGAAGCTGAGGTACCCCATGAGGATATCGTTTTGGGATTTTAGCATCCCAGTAAGCGACCGTTGACAGAATTTGCAAGTGCTTAGTTTGGATTTTTGGTCTGATTGCGATCGCATAAAGTTTTCGCAATTATTAGCTTCGTCAGGTAAGGTAGGCAATGCCCACCCTACCTTTTAGCTGATAGGGTGATTTTAAGCAACGCATGGAAAGTTAACAATGCCCTAGCGATCGCGCCTACGCCTTAAACTTCTCAATAATCAGCAAATCAAATCGAATAGTACAGCGGGAAAGATTTTGCGTCTTTTGGCTTGACAAATACTTGTTGTTGTGTATTAAGTTTCAATTGGTCAAACTTTTCGCGGGAAATGTTCGCTGTCACTACCTGACCATCATCTAAGATTAATTCTGCCTGAATTTCCCAACCTAGATGAATCAGACGATTGACTCTGGCAGATACAGTAGTTCCGTTTGGCTCAGTTTGAATTACCACATCATGGGGACGCAAAAATATCTCCGGTTGGCTGGAATCAAACCCGTTACCCTGGAAAATGTGTGAACTACTGGGTAAGACGTTTACCGGGCCAATAAAGCTCATCACAAAAGGCGTGGCTGGGTGGTCGTAAATTTCGGCTGGCGTTCCCACCTGCTCAATTTTGCCTTTGTTCGTCACCACGATTTCATCAGCAACTTCCATCGCTTCTTCCTGGTCGTGGGTAACGAAAACCGTTGTAACGTGTACTTCGTCGTGCAGCCGCCGCAACCAAGCTCGTAGGTCTTTGCGAACTTTAGCATCTAATGCCCCAAAGGGTTCATCCAGCAGCAATACTTTCGGTTGAACTGCTAGACTTCGCGCTAGGGCAACTCTTTGCCGCTGACCTCCGGAGAGTTGGGAAGGATAGCGATCGCCTAGTCCTTTCAATTGAATTAACTCTAGCAATTCTTCCACCCGCGCCTTGATTTTTGCCTTGGGAACTTTTTGAATTTCCATGCCAAAGGCGATATTGTTGCGGACACTCAGGTGCTTAAACAGGGCATAGTGCTGAAACACAAACCCAATATTTCTATCTTGGACGCTCTGATTTGTGGCATCTTTGCCAGTGATCCAGATTTTGCCACTGTCTGGTGTCTCTAGACCAGCTATTAGCCTCAGTAGCGTGGATTTTCCCGAACCCGAAGGCCCCAATAGCGCCACCAGAGAGCCAGTTTTAATTTCTAAGCTTACCTGGTCAACAGCTTTGAAACTGCCAAACTGTTTAGATACGTTTTCAACAACTATGCCCACTGCTTTCAACCCCTAGACAAGAACTTTCCTGAATTTATCCTGGGTGGTAATCAACCCGCAAAACATCAGAATTAAATAATCTCCGGTTTCCCGATGATCTTACCGTATTTTGTTATATCACACATAGAGAGGATTGGGAATTGGGGACTAGGGACTTTGGGCTAGAGGCTGGGTAAGATTCTTCCCAATCTCCAATTCCCAATTCCCAATCCCCAATTCCCAATCCCCAATTCCCAATCCCCAATCCCCAGTCCCATTTGTAGATGTGTTAAGCTCTGTTGCAATTCAGTAAGATCCAGAGGGCTAGGCTTCAGCTAAATAGAAAGTCCGTGATAACATCTCACCTTGTAGCCGTAAGAAATTGGGAGAAGACCTTTGACACTACGGGTTGCTGTTGTAGGATCGGGACCTGCGGGTTCATCTGCTGCCGAAACCTTGGCAAAAGCCGGAATCGAGACTTACTTGTTTGAGCGCAAGCTAGACAACGCCAAGCCTTGTGGCGGGGCAATTCCGCTGTGCATGGTGAGTGAGTTTGATCTGCCGCCAGAGATTATCGATCGGCGGGTGAGAAAAATGAAGATGATCTCACCTTCCAATGTTGAAGTTGATATCAATATCCAAAAAGAAGATGAATATATCGGTATGTGCCGTCGCGAGGTGCTGGATGGCTTCTTGCGCGATCGCGCTGCCAAGTTGGGTGCTAATTTAATCAACGGCACCGTTTATAAACTGGATATACCCACAAACAATACTGATCCTTACACCTTGCACTACGCCGATCATTCGGATGGTAGCGCTGAAGGAGTAATGAAGACCCTAAAAGTCGATTTGGTAATTGGGGCAGATGGTGCAAATTCCCGCGTTGCTAAGGCAATTGATGCCGGGGATTACAATTATGCGATCGCTTTCCAAGAGCGAATTCGCCTGCCAGATGACAAAATGGCTTACTACAACGACCTGGCAGAAATGTATGTCGGTAACGATGTCTCTACTGACTTCTACGCCTGGGTATTCCCCAAATACGACCACGTAGCTGTCGGTACTGGCACCATGAAGGTGAACAAAGCCGACATCAAAAATCTGCAAGCAGGCATCCGCGCCCGTGCTGCCCGTAAGCTTGCAGGCGGTGAGATTATTAAAGTAGAAGCTCACCCGATTCCAGAGCATCCCAGACCCCGCCGCGTCGTCGGTAGAGTCGCCCTAGTAGGAGATGCTGCCGGAACTGTCACCAAGTCTTCTGGTGAAGGTATTTACTTTGCCGCTAAGTCGGCGCGGATGTGTGCTGAAACCATTGTGGAATTTTCCAACGGTGGTCAGCGCATTCCTACTGAAGCCGACCTCAAGGTGTACCTGAAGCGTTGGGATAAGAAGTACGGACTCACCTACAAGGTGCTGGATATCCTGCAAACCGTCTTCTATCGTTCCGATGCTACCCGTGAAGCCTTTGTAGAGATGTGCGCTGACAAAGACGTGCAGAAGCTGACATTTGACAGCTATCTCTACAAAACGGTTGTCCCAGCAAATCCCTTGATTCAAATGAAGATTACGGCCAAAACCATTGGTAGTTTGCTTCGGGGTAGTGCTTTAGCTCCTTAAAAAAAGCAAAAAGCGCCTCCAAGAAACGGCATAGATTCGCTTCCTCAAATTTTGGGGTAAGACAGCAAAAGGGCAAAAGAATCTTTCTTTTGCCCTTTTGCCTTTTAAACCGCGTCTGCGGTCATTTGTTCAGCGTTTGGCAACTCCAGGCAATAGCCTGCACCGTACACAGTTTTGATATAACGTGGGTGACGCGGATCTGGCTCTAGCTTCGTTCTCAAGTGCCGGATATGCACCCGAATGGTTTCTATGTCATCATCCGGGTCATAGCCCCAGACTTCCCGCAGAATTTCACTGGGAGAGACAGTTTGACCGTGCCTTTGGAGTAAGCAATGCAGTAGTTCAAACTCCAGATGAGTTAGCTTAACCGTTCCGCTGAACCAGATAGCCTCAAATCTTTCTGGTACTAACGTTATCGGCCCATAGCTGAGGATTTCCGAGTGTTTGGCTGCTTGAGGGATGCGGTCTGTACGTCGCAACAACGCCCGCACTCGTGCCAGCATTTCTTCCACTTCAAACGGCTTGGTCAGGTAATCATCGGCACCAGCATTAAAGCCTTCTACTTTATTTTGAGTCTGACCCAGTGCTGTCAACATTAGCACCGGAATATCGGCAGTACGCTCATCCCGCCGCAAGCGCTGGCAGACGGTAAAGCCGTCTACCTTGGGCAGCATCAAGTCGAGCATGATCAGGTCTGGTTGCAGTTGCATAGCCAAAGCCTGACCTTTTATGCCGTCTGGTGCTTGGCTGACATCGTATCCAGCCATTTCCAGATTGATTGAGACTAATTCTGCGATCGCAGCGTCGTCGTCGATGACGAGTATCCGGGGCATCACTAGAAATTTATAGCTACAGTTTTTTTTAACTTTCAATAAGAACCTTCATAGAAATACAAAGATTCCTGTACAGATTATACGCAAGATTATAAATTCTTCCTAAAGATAGTCTTGTATTATTCAAAAAATCGCTATACAGGTTAAGTAATAACCGTTCTCTGACGGTAATACAACTTAATATTTTCCCCACACCATCGAAAAGACTGGTTGAGGAAAAAATATATTGGGCAACAGCAGGGGCATTCTGCTGATATTGACAAGATTTTATAAATTACTGGTTGGCGCTTCCAGAACGCTGACATCAATCAACGGCGTAGCATTGAACCCTTGTTCGAGTAAGTGGCTTTGGATCTTGCGTTCGATCTGGGTGCGAATCTCTTCGGTAGGCACCGTAATGCCTTCGCGACGTTGAACGTAGATGGTGCCGAGCATAGTGTTTTGACCTTTAATATCGGCACGGGTGAAACGGACATTCGCCTCCACCAGGTCGGCTAAATCACTTCCATTCAGCACCTTCTGAATCTCGCCAACAGCACGTTGGGCGCGGCTGGAACGCTGCAATTGCGGGGGATTCGAGAACTGCCAAGTCAGCAAACCCGCTAAAGCCAAAATTGTAGCTGTAAGACCAGAGGGAAAAACCCAATTTTTACCTCGGTCGTAACGAGCGCCGCGAGGGGAGAGTCCGTAGAGGCGGAAGACGATCGCTCCTGAAAAGTTAATCCCCACCAATTGCAGCAACAACACAAAGAAGCCGTTAAGCGCCAGATCCCATTGACCAATGGCGATCGCCATCCCAATTAATCCCGCAGGTGGTGCCAGTGAAGCCGCCACCAGGGTTCCCACCGCTGCCCCCGATACCAAACTACTCCGCTCAGATTGCACCAGGTTCAAGGCTCCAGCCGCACCTGCAACTAGGGGCAGCATCACTGCAACTGTGGAAAGATTACTGGTGCTAATCATTTGTTCTGTGGCGGCTTCCTGCCTTAGTAGCAGGCTAAGCACGCCAGTTACGGTGATTGTTACCGCCAGCGCTGCAACATATCTTAAGAGGCTACGTTTGAGCAATGTTCTATCACCGCGTGCTGTAGCGATCGCTACGTTCATTGCTGGCCCCGCAAACGGCGCAATTAACATGGCAGCAACTAGCAAATAGGTCGTATTGGTAAATAAGCCAATCCAGACGACAAAGCCTGCTGCTGCTGCATACCCCAAAAATCCTCGCCAGGAACCGACGCTTTGCAAACCTCCGAGAAACACTTCTACGGGAGCGCGATTGCCGACATCTTTAACCTGCTGTGGTGCCTCAGAAGGCGGTGGCTGTAAGGTAATGACCCCACGGGGAATTAGCGTGATGTGGGCATTTGGCAGCTTTTCCAGTTTTGACAACAGCTGCTCAACTTTCCCATTAGGAACATTAACGATCGCTAGATCTAACAGCCCTTCACTCCCAGTGGCTTCTAGGAGGGCAAGGTTTGCTCCATCACAACTCTTAGCGATGTCGATAACTTCTTGCCCGCTTCCGCGCGACACCTGCACCAGTAATTGCCGCATATCTCCCTGCCTAAACTGCGATCGCTATCAGGGTATATCAATGGAGTTAGAGCCTGCATCACAGTTTAGGTAGATTTCACTGTTTGAGTAAGGATGCGATCGCATTCGCTAAATATTCATACTGTGCTGGCGTGTTGTAAATTTGAGCGGAGATGCGAACTAGCTGCTTGGGGCGTGCGGGAAAAAATATTATTGGCACCTCAATCCCAAAAAGCTCCCACAAGGCATCTTGTAGCGGCGGGAGCAATCTTGTTTCTTCTCCAACGTCATCCGCATCATCCGGCAAAGGGACAACCGCCAGGGAGCCGATCATCTCATCGGGGCAGGGCGGCGATACTAAAAGCCTCTCACAAAGCATCTGCCTTGCTGCCAAAACCATTGTGCGGTTGCGCTGCATCAACTCCTGCCATCCGCCCGGTAGTAGCGATCGCATAAACTGAATTGCTTCTGGTACACACAGGTAAGCTGTAGGATCGTGGCTGCCTGTCCAGTCGAATTCTAGATGAAAGCGCGATCGCTCTTGACGGGGAGAGTTAGCACCGTGGCTAATTGTTAACGGACGAATTTCCGCCTGCTTCTCGCGTCGCACGTA
This window contains:
- a CDS encoding tetratricopeptide repeat protein, encoding MAQVWYKQRPSKALFLGITALFLLCSGSVGWAADDDKPKINPLEITTPDPLLPSPPVERPATPQEIRLLREALDDLNTQATEQLKAGNAPAAFEIWYRELRLRRSLGTVEEVQALGRIGDIAWTNNQKADLQIITQRLQTIRAEALGKPIRKNEKRPLGTADVPATVTDVTPENAELLQALGQAYQQIRLPGEAVEIYQLILADARQRQDIATEEATLKTIAQGHMSWFDYPKAAAAYEELLVLASQKGDRVSEVVYLQQLAYIYDKVKQPENSLKFKQQLLQNYLSDPQAANQIPAIKIAIADDYQALNPPNPDAASQNYQEAYNLAWTLQQFASASEALKKLGDLYRNYKKPEFALQVYQVLLKVDQQSYNYYNLMNTYDQMGQIYLERGDMEQAKTAFQQGLELAKSLKYQENYFVTQIERVTKQD
- a CDS encoding four helix bundle protein — its product is MGRPDFEDLDVYKLAESLANQIWHIVKQWDDFAKQTLGKQIVRAADSVCANISEGRGRYNFQDNRRFIKIARGSLYETISLLRLAYARQLLTHEQVTKLKPIIDELPPKLNAYLKSRGN
- a CDS encoding surface-adhesin E family protein; this translates as MNKLLKLQLSRIALVSGISFIAINGSLSAIASWMEVSKAPDNAPIYIDPERIVRKGDIVEFWRRNLFTNPQPDGAFGVDNYHSINCKKGLFRWRRSIRFDPNGRIVSENDIGKEDKLLEMQIQPGSIMEDFYKSVCPPLQEQVKN
- a CDS encoding ADP-ribosylglycohydrolase family protein; the encoded protein is MNSLERMQLSLSGLSVGDALGQRFFGVGEQLNERIQQRQVPPRLWRYTDDTEMALSIVETLWRYGRIDPDVLAQSFAERYNPSRGYGAGAQQLLTRLQWGADWRVEALQMFGGSGSYGNGAAMRVAPLGAYFADDLAAVRENAMLSAQPTHAHPEGIAGAVAVAVAAALAFQVSAGESMQPVQFLGLVAENVPESETRSGIKQAAAIYTTSPSVVAQQLGSGYKISAQDTIPFALWCAAHHLEDYQEAFWATLSGLGDMDTNCAIVGGIVALSARQRGIPADWIESREPFPDDFLRVLADESH
- a CDS encoding esterase-like activity of phytase family protein — protein: MNRSKFRLLPRLLGIAIAFLIFLTSCGIQPGVARDRVFLDLSLDFLGEYQLPKMKFKDTPVGGLSGLTYDRQQNRFYAISDDRGTFAPARFYTLKLILNDDSDRQISLQKVEVEDVTFLTDEQGKTYPKGTLDTEGIAITPQKSVFIASEGIPPNGVSPVVGEFDLETGRLRQTLPIPERYLVDATKSNKDATTGTQNNLGFESLTLSPFGTIPAKGEAIRLFTATESSLMQDKEPANSNQGAKCRLLHYLITDGPPLVIAEHLYQMEPPPSAALKDGLAELLAVDTGGHFLSLERSLSLLGFSVRIYQAATGGATDISRVPSLKGEVSGINPVKKKLLLNLDELGVALANFEGMTFGPRLPDGSQSLLLVSDDNFQPEQVTKFFLFRLKNGR
- a CDS encoding ABC transporter permease gives rise to the protein MSRSKALQYYIFARVLLAPLMLWTIVTIVFLLLRATPGDPVDAVLGGRAPEDVKVRYRQELGLSDPLWVQYIRYLGDLLHLDLGKSITSRGLEVWDVIGQYFPATVELAVFSMAIAFIVGVGVGILSASRPGTALDAGGRLFGIISYSLPLFWVGMILQLIFSVQLGWFPLGSRFPLTLQAPPSITGLYTIDSLLSGNFSQFFIALHHLALPSLTLGILLSGIFERIVRVNLKQTLKADYVEAARARGIPERRILFAHALKNAMIPVITVLGLTLAALLGGAVLTEVTFSWPGLGNRLYEAISLRDYPTVQGIMIFFASIVVFASILIDIINAYIDPRIRY